The nucleotide window CTTTGGGCCCTAACAGTCCAGATTTTTCAAATATGCACGCATATATGTGAATGAACAGAAAACTCTCTTACACAAGCATAACCACTTCTCCAAGAGTAACAGAAACTGCTCATGCTCACTCTCTCGCCTCTGCTTTGTAAATCCCCAATAGACCGAGAACAGGTCGCTACTCACCATTGTGTCCGACAGTGACATTCCCGAGAAGGCCACGCTTGGGTCGTACCGGCTAGATCTGAAAAGCTCCATGAAGTCGGGGTCGCTGCTTCCATAGGTCGGCACGCTCGATTTAAGGACGCCTTCCACATGATTCGCCCGCTCCGTGTCGTCGGTGTCGCTCTTTGGCTTTGAAAGTTCCGAAAGCCTGGTTTCTGGCAGGTGCGGGGTGCTTTGGGGATGCAGCTcctccttggtttcttctttctGCAGGTGCTtctccatggggctggcactcttCAAGCCAGGGGGAGGCAGATGTGAATTGAAACTGAAGACCTTCCCTGAGTTGCTGGGTGGCAGGCTGGGCGGCTCGGGGAGTGAGCCACAGGGCGGGGCCCCTTCTGCAGCGGGCTGGGGTGCTGCAGACTGCGCCGCGGGACTGTTCGGAGAATTGCTGAACGTTGTGGTCATCGTGTTGACTGACGTCACAGAGGGGGAAAAGACTTTGTCTTGCGGCAGAGACGAAAGGATGCTGGAGAAAAGGGCACTTTTCTCCAGCCTCGATCTCTTAACCCCACCCCCGTTGGGGAAATCCCGCGTCTCTCTGTCATTGCCTTCTGGCACGGCCGCAGGCTCGCTCTTCCCGTTAGTGGTGGCGTGCAAGGACTTGAAGAGGATGCTCTGCTCAGTGGACGCGCGCTTGGGTCTCAGCTTGGATTTCGCGTCCAGGTTCTGCATCAGGTGCAGAGCCGGTGACATTTCTgcctggttttccttcttccgCCCCAAACCGAAGGTGAACACATTGGGATCAAACACCTTTTCTAAGTTGTCTTCGTGAATGGGCGGCATGGCGAAGTGAGGGGCCGGGGAGTGCGGCACCctggccttcttcttcttctggggCAGGCACACTGTGCTGTCCATCTTCTTGATGATCTCGGTGAATTTTTCCATATCAGAAGAAGAGTCAAACACACTGTCATCGCTCCCAGCAGAAACATCCAGAAGACTGGCCGGGGTGTCCTGGCCGTTCACGGCACTGCCATCAGGCCCTGCCCGTGCTGGGGTTCTCTCGCCCTGACTTTGAGCCTGTGTGGGCAGGGCCGCCTCTGTGTGCCGCGGCGAGACTTGCGGGCTCGACTCCGCCACATGTCCTCCCTCGCAGTGAGGGTGCGTAGGTGACAGGCTCCTACCACCCAGCACTTCCTCTTGCTGGGTGGGGGCACAGCTTGCAACCGAAACCACTTCGAGTTCATTGTTGTGACAGCTTGGCAACTGCACTTCCCGAACTTCAGAGCTTCCTGAGATGAGGTGGGAGCTGACATCCCCGGGGCTGTCCAGGGGCAGCACGTAGGACCTGACCTGGACAAGGACTCTTGACGGACACTCATTTCCCTCCGGCTCTGGGGACAAAGGAGGGTTTGCTTCTCCCCCTGCAAGTCCAGACTCTGGCGCTTTCTCACTGTCCCTCCACTCTGTACCTCCGTTCTGGCTCTCTGATGCTTTGAGCTCAGGACACGGCAAGTCACTCAGGGGGACTTGAGAACAGGTGTCTCTGGGGCTGTCCCCAGGAATGGGtgcaggcctgggaggagggggccccTGAGCTTCCTCGGAGGGAGGTTGTGAGTCAGAACACTCATCCTGCGGCTTTGGTGTGGGTGCTGGAGGCAAACCTTGGGTATCCAGAGTGGCGGGGACGCCTCGCGCTGCCTCAGGCATAGCAAGTCTCCTGCTGTCAGCGGCCTCTGAGCTGTCCTCACCTAGGAGCCCCTGGTCCTTGGCAGGGATCGGAGAAGCAGCCACTGGTTCCAAGGGGCGGCCAGCATCTGGGTGCACACCTGCTTCATCGCCATGGCTGGCCGCTGGCACAACCTCCCCTCCAGGCACGGAGCCCTGGGATTCGGCAGGGGCCTCTTTCTCGGCCACTCCATTCTGGTGACTGCTTGGCGTTCCTTTCTTTTCGGGTACATCCATCTCCTTGGCTTTCTTGGCTAAATTCAGCTTTGCCCTACCGACAAACGTTTTATTAGAGGCGGGGCTGTTCCGTGGGCCTCGGACATCGGCGTGTCTCGGGCTGCTGGCAGCCCGTTTGTTTTCAAATAAGGAGATTTTGGTGGCGGTGTTTCCCTTGTTAACCGGCTGGCTAAATGGATTATGCTCATTTCCCAAACTGTCCAGGTTCTTAGGGGTTTTAAGATTTAGTTCCACGTGTTTGGGCTTGGCAGGGCTGTGAGAGGAGAGAGGCAAGACGCAGTTAGCGACCCAGTGTGAAAAAACAGTAACTCACAGGCCAGCGAATCGCAAAACCACGAGCAGCCTCTCCCTTCCTGGTGCACGCTATTTGATTTTTATGAAACGGGTTTTGATCAACCCTAGGTATACTACCAACAACGTGAAATGGCTCTTTTGCTGGTGCACCAGAAGGATGTGTAGCTAAGAAACTCTGGAGTGGGGCAAGGTAACGTAGGCAGCAACTGTGTGAGCCCAGGGCCCAAGAACGCTAGAACAGACCTCAGTATCTAACGCTCTGCCACACTTGCATAGGGAAATGACCTCCCCGAACATCAGTTACATGTTTATTTCACCAGTCCTTCAGAGAATATCTCAAAAGGCTAGATTACAAAAACATTCACTACAGATCTCCTTGGGGATTTCATTCCTTCTCTGTAAAAATTCTTCTGATCGATGTGGTCATTATGGAAAATATTCAATAATCACAGTCCAACCAGAGAATACCCCTGTTAACATTCAACATATTTCTAATCTTTGTATATGCATAGTAAACTATCTTTTAATAGAACTGAGATTATTCTGCTCAAAGAGttggtgtcattttttttaagaggcagagacacactaAATGCTCACAAGAACCAGaggcaggaacacaatccagatctcccacatggctggcagtcatccaattacttgagccatcactgctgtctcccagcatatgccttggcaggaagctggaggcaagggctagagccaggaattgatcccaggcactccaacgtgggacagaacatcttgaccactaggcaaaatgcccGTCATGTGTGGGTGTGCGTGCGTGTAAAATTACTTAATCTTACAGTCAACTTTTGTTAGCTaactaaaaatttttgtttaaagggtcttctttttttagattaaaatttctttttcctttataatatttatttatttgaaagtcagggttagagagagatgcagactcggggagagagagacatcttccattcgctggttcattccccaaatggcagagacagccaggcctgggtcaggccaaagccaggagccaggagcttcctccaggtctcccatgtgggtacaagggctcaagaacttgtaccactttccactactttcccaggcccattagcagggagttggattggaactggagcagccatgactcaaactagcaccacagcactggccctgcaagtgatttttttttttaaagataagttaatttattttcatttgaaaggcagagcaacagagaaagagagtgagaattagaaagagaaagaacttgaatctgctggttcactcccacaaatgcctaaaacgtcaaggactgggccaagccacagccaagagctcagaactccatccaggtctctgacatgggtgtaggggcccaagaacttgggccatcttccactgctttcccaggccatagcagagagctggatcagaagtggagcagctgggactcgaaccagtgcccatatgggaggtggctttatccaccacaccacagcacaggcccctaaagGTTTTCTTAATGCCTGCATAAAGTCTGTCATACGCACATACATTAATTTACTTATCAGTTATTCAAGTGTTGCTTTGTCACCACTTCTTGGGCCAAGAAAGCATCCTCTCTGTCAAGTTGTTAGGTGTAACCGCCCCCTAATGGAAATCCTAAGTTTTGAGTGTACACAGTGTTTTCTTTCCCAGAAACAACATGTGCTCTGTTAGGCACTCACAGCTCTGGTCCTGGCTACACTAATGACCTGTGTGAACCTGGTCAGATTGTTCTCCCTCCCCAGCTGCTACCTTCTCAGTCTGGGGCAGGGGTGTAAGGGATCCTAGATGACATAGAACAGGGGTGTTTTCCTTCTCtcaggtgcagggccgaaggaatCCTTGGAGTTCTCTCTAAGGGCTGCAGTTGAGAACCACAGGGACCAAGGGATGGAGCTGTCCACCTGCCTTTCAACCAAAATCACTCCCACTCACTGTTTACATCCCACTGCTACATAAGCTCCTTTAGAAGAAAGGGCTCCAacgcttaaagaaaaaaaaagctaattcacTGGTCTAGTGGCTTATAAataattggagagagagagaaaaatcatcaCTCCTAGCCACCGCCAGCCAAGCTCCCACCAAGTACTCTCCATGGCTGAGCACACAGTGTGGTCCTGGCATGATCTATTTTAGGATGAGGAAGTTGAGGTTCAGAGAAGGCAAGTAACttgcctgaggccacacagccagcaagTGACAGGGCcctgagttggggggggggggggttcagacGCCACACTCCCCACCAGGACACCTTTCTGCTTCCCCAGAAGTGGAAGAGCTCCTCGGGTTCTTCCCATCTCTACCAGTTAAGTGAGCTCTACGGGATCGCAGTCAGACTGGGGAGACCACCTTATGGAGCGCACGCCCATGGAGAAGCACTGCGCTCTCCCGCCATCTCCCGCGTGGACTTGGCCTTCAGGAGGCACGGCTGTGAGGAGCCGCTAGGAGGTTCAGGCTGTATGACTGTGGCCGAGACATCTGGTCTTTCTGAATAAAATGAAAGGACTGGGCTAGGTACCACCAAGTCCTCCTCAGATGCAGTACTGAGAATTTACATTTTCAGTCTTGTACATTTTACCAAAATACTAAATCTGAGATGTGCGCATAAATTTCTCTGAAtatcacctttaaaaaaaaccaggctcggggctggcgctgtggctctgcaggttacactgctgcctgaagtgccagaatcccatttgggtgccacttcaaatcccacctgctccgtttccaattcagccccctgctaatgctcctggggaaagcagtagaagacggcccaagtcggtgggtccctgaacccacatgggagacctggaagaagctcctggctttggcttgggccagccctggccattgtcaccatttggggagtgaaccattagatgaaagaactctatctctcctctctcaaactctgattcttaaatagataaataaatcttttaaaaaaagaaaaaaaaaagagtaaagaaaacCCAGGCTCCCTGACTGTAGGCCCATACcataaatttaaaagcaaaattaactAGTAAGCATTCTCATCAAGATTAAATTCTAAAGCCACTAAGATGATCAGCAATTGTTAAAATGCTATCAGTCAACAAGGAATGTGCATTGAAAGAATTCCCACCAGGCAGCTCAGGGAACAGTACTCCAGTCCAACATCAAAGTGTATTTtatgatgtgaatggaaaatgCTACAGGTTAGCCCACAAGCTACCTTCAGCACATGTGCACTTGAAAGATCTACACCAAGATCAAAATGCATTTTACAATCACACTTTCTGTGTTATTGGGTCCTGCTACCAAGAGTCACTGCAATTAACCTAGTTCTGGCTGATTACAAGGCAGGTTCCTATAATACGTGTTGTAAAGCCCTCATCATAATAGGAGAAGGGAAAACAACTGGGAGCCCAAAAAGCCATAGTTACAAACTACGAGGACAATGTTCCTTCTTCCAAACATGCGACTTTAAGAATTTCAACAGCCAGCTTCCCCGGTACAGAACCTGAATAATTTCTCCAACAACATAGAGGCACGCGGCTTCACAGCCACGCTCTTCCAGGGAATATACACAGGCTTTGCTAATTTTTCAGTCttgaattgcttttttaaaaaatctgattaaCATCTTTACTTGAAACACAGTCATAGGAGAATGAAAGGGTGTGACGAAAACCCATCAGCCCAACAGAAATGGGTCAAAAAGACTAAAAGTGATTAATTTTCCATTTCAATGGTTTGCCAGTCCACCATGCGCAAAGCACCCAAAGCACCGTGCAAAACAATTATTAAACTGAGCggtaaagaaaatgtttatatagAAAGCAAATCAGTGCTGAGAAAAAGACAAGGGGGTTCATTGTGGCACAGGAAAGAGCCAGTGACTGAGTTTCACCGTGAGACGGCCTCCTGCTGTttaccctgccccctcccagtgtCACACTTCAGGTTTTTCCACTGGTGCTTTCATATTGGAAGACAGGTGAAGCAAGGCTTCGCCAGGGATCCCAAGGGAGCAAGCTTCAGCGTGCGGTCAGCCTGATCTTCTGCAAATAATGGGCATCATGCAACCAGGGAAGGAGGCCTCTCTGAAGCCACCAGTACAGAACAAACACCTGATTCAATCAAATGCTGACAGCTGGTTAGTGTGGTTAGCCGTTAAGCCCATTCTTCCTCGCAAGTGTTTACGAAATAGACCTCCTACTCTAATAATGCTCACTTACCCAAGCGATCACAGAGCAGGAAAGCGTCAGCTCAAAACCAGAAACACTGTCAACGTGCCTGCTCTTTTAGTGAGTGTGTGAAGGTAGCAACACCTCGAGCCCTTAGACAATCACTTGTCACCTGTGCTACCTGGGTGGGGGACACGAAGTGTGGGAAGGCAGGATCTTCACCTTCTTACAGTGCCCTCCACCTACACAAATCCCACTTCTCAGGAGGCACAAGGTCCCAGCTCCTCCCAAGATGGGGCAGCCATTCCTTCCTGCCCTGGCCTTTAGAGAGCGGCAGAGCCCTTCTGTTCAGTCAGACAGCCCTTCACATCTTTATCTGATTTGTGTGTGCTGGGGCCATCGAGTGTTCCGGGGCAATGTGTGTGCCCTTCCCCACCCTGGCACCACCTAGCACAATCAATGTTTGCCAGACAGATACACCTAACGGCAAGCAGTCAATCTGTTGTCTTGCATCCTTTGGTTTAGCAGATAATCTTCCCTCGGGGACAGTGATTGGTTTTAAAAAACTGCACACACTACTTTCGGACCTGGGGCCAAAATATCCCCAGATCTCCTAACagtatggggggtgggggaggagagacacTAAGACGCCTGGATTAGggccatttaaaaattattattagcCAATCATGCACTAAATCCTGTGAATTCTTTAAAAACCCACACATGTCAAAGCCAGCATTTGCCCCGTGCTTTCTAACGCACCGTGTGGTTTTCGAATGCCTGATCCTACCCAGGCCGGGTATGTTTGGAATAACGAACAAAATCAGTTCATGTCAAGCCATGAAGTTTTACGTCTATTTCTGTAAACACTGCTCCTCCAGGGCCAGTCTAATTTTCGGAATTAACCTACCAACGGGTCACCCTAAACCTTAATCAACCGGTCCTCTACTGTGCTAAGTTCAGCCCCGCGAGGCAAACCCGGCGCCCGCCGAAGCCGCAGCTACTTACAGGGTCACTTTGGTGGTCACCGTCGACCTGCCCGCACCTAGGTGGCCCCGGGGCTTCAAGCCGTCGGCGTCCGCAGCAGGGGCCAGCCTCCCCGGCTCTTTGCTGCGGCCTCCCTCTCCCCGGCCGTCGAAGTGGTTGGGCAGCGGGCCCCTCTTGTGCTCGGGCTTGATCTCCGGCAGGAGCGAGCTGCTCTTGACCGTGAGCTCGCGGGGCACGACCCGCGCCGCCTCCTCGCCGCTCTCGGCCGCCGCGCCCTTGGCGGCCTGGCCAGGGTCCGGCGCGGGCGTGGGCGCCCTCCTGGGTAGGGACTCCTTGGCGGGAGAGCGCAGAGCACCGCCTGGCGGGGTGGGCACGGCCTCGGGGGCgcggcccctgcccctcctcttgGTGGGCGAGGAGGCCGGGAGCGCCTGCTTGCTGCGCTCCGGCTCTCCTCGGAGCTGCCCTTTAGGCCCGGGGCTGGCTTTGGACTCTGGGCTCGCGGCGGAGGCAACGCCCCCGTCGGGGGCAGCCCGCGGAGATTTCACTTTCTTTTCCGCAGCCTGGCTCTCGGCCGCCGCGTTTGGTGCCAACTCGTCGTCGAACACCGCGTCATCCCGGCCGGCGCTCTCCGACAGCGCGGCGTCGGCGCCCGGCGAGTCGGTGGATTTCTGCGACTTCCTCCGCCTGCCGGACCGGCGGCCGCTCGACCTCTTCTCCATGTCGTCCCCGTCGCCACTGTCCTCCGCCTCGGGCGCAAGGACGTCTGACTCGTCCCCCTGCGCTACCTCGGTCTTGCTCAAGTAGATGTCCAAAGTTAGCACTTTGGCGGGGTGGGCGCGCTCGCCCGGCCGGGACCCGCAGCCTCCGGGCCGCGCTGGGCTGCCCGCCTGCTCCGGGCTGGCTGAGCTCTCCGCGCCCTCGGCGGGAGGATCACCTGCAGGAGCAGACGCGTCCTCGCGGGACTGGCCGAGCGCTCCTCTGGACCCGGGAGAGCCTCCCTCTGGCCACGCGCGGGGGGCTGCGTGCGGGGCCTCGCCTCGTCCTCCCGCGGGCCACTCGTGGGTGGGCGACCCCCGCACACCCCTCGCACCCGGCGCGGGCTCGGGTTCGCCGCCAGCGCCGAGCGCCGCGTCCTCCCCCGCACTGCGGGCGGGCGTCTCCGCGCGCTCTAGCCCGGAGAAATTCCGGGGTGCGGAATGCGGCTGCTTGGCAGCGGCGGTGGCATCTGGGAACGGCTCTCCCCCTGCCTGCGGAGGTTCTAATTGGGGTGATTCACTTTCGTGGCGCGAGCGCGGCGACCGCTCGGCAGGGGGAGCCGCCGGGACGCAGCCCTCCGGGCGCTCGCCCGCTGCCTCCTGCGGGCAGCCCTCCGGGCTGGCGTCTGTTTGCTTGGGTGGGCTGCTCTGAGATGGACTCTTCCCGCCCTCTCTCTCAGGCAGCCTGGAAGCAGCAGTTCCATCTTTGGGAGAGACCGACTTGGCATCTGAGCCGGTGTTTCTCCTCCTGCCCGCCGTGAAGAGAGTGCCAAGTTTCCCCAAAACCGGCTTCCTTCTGTTCTCTTCCGGTGGTTGCGCTCTGGACTGAAAAATAGAAGGGATTGGGGAGAGAAAACATGAGAAGCTGGTTTCTCCCCCTTTGGCAGTGTATCACAGGACAAACCAAAATAATAGACCGGAATTTCTAATTGAAAATAAGCAAGCTGTGTCTGTTTCATCCAGCAGAAATAAACTTACTTTCTGAATGTCTTAAACACCTAGAGTTTTGGGCACTTTAGCACTTAATATTtcctttaaccatttttaagggAAAATTCGAAAGGTCCCTTAATAGTGTACAAAAACAAATCCCAGTTCTCTCTTGGgtcttggtggttttttttttttttgaaccctCCTTCCTCCATTAAGACGTAATTTCAAAGCAGCCATGCGTGACAACGGGGTAGCAAACACTAACGTATTTTAGGGCGGAATATTTTTCGGAAACACCGCCCTTTCTTTTTGTGGGAGGGAGAGGACTAGGAAAATACAATACTGGCAGAACATTGAGAAGACACCTGGCTCCAACACTCGGGCAAAACGCAAAGGCGCACGACCTCGGAGGAGCCGCGCCCCTGCGCCCCGCCCTCGGCCCCTCCCGCCCGCCGCGGGCCGGCGGCTCTGCTCCTCCAACCGGAGACGCGCGCGGGCTTCAAACGCCTGCACGCCCGCCGCTCGCGCAGCTCCAGAGCGCACCTGGAGGGTTCCTGCCTCTCCCGGCGCGAAGGGAAGGGGGCGTGGGCACTGAGATGACCGTCTCCGCGTTACCTGCACCCCGCCCAGGGGCCGGCCCACCCACGGGAGGAGCGTGAGACTCCGGAAGGGGAGGAACCTGCGCTTCCCCTCGCCTGGAGCCAAACGGCCGGTACCAGGTGCCCGTGCGGTCATCCCGGAGCGAGCCCAGGacagatcaataaaatcaaaggcGCTGATTGGCGCGCCAGGGTGCGCCGGTGCAGGGAAGGGGAGGCCGAGGGGGCAGGGAAGGTGTGTTTCAGGTACACGACCTCACAGAAACCAGGCCCATGCGCGTGGCCACTGTCACTTGGGAACCAACTCGGGCTCAAAACCCAGGAGCTGGCTTGAACTCTGGTGAGGCAGAAAAAGTCCAGTCCCCCACCACTTAGCCCCCTTTTCGGCAAGGTCACATTCAGGACCATAATAACTACGCCCCTGGAGATTCCCCAGTCACTCCTTAAAGCAGCCGTATCTGATATGGATGCCGCGCGGTCTGGGGACTTTGGAGGCGGTGGGGATAGAGCAGACTAAGAAAGTAAGGGCCGGGCTGCACTGGGTCGCAGGCCTTTGTCCATTCAGTCCTGGCCCCGCGCATCGTGTAAGCCTGCGGCAGCCCAGGAAGGTACCACTGTTGCcccacagagagaagggaaggaagccaAGAGACTACGAGGGTCTTGCGGGTGGGATTCAAACCCGAATACTTGGCTTCCACCGGGTGCTCCTTGGACTCCACCTCTGGGGCCCCTTGTGGAGGCCACGGAGGTGCAGAGGCGCCAGGGCGGCTGTGGCCCGAGTCGGTCCTAAGGAACCAGTCTCTCACCCTCAGAATCCGCGCTGCCGAGAAACTGCCCATGAGCCTCGAGCGCTCGCAAACTTCTGGCGGTTCCTCTGCTCCGAGAAGCACCTGGTGGGCGCTCTGGCAGCAGCGGCTGCTGCTCCGGACAAGCTAAGGGGCAGCCTTGGAGCTCTTGTGACAAAGGGCTATGTGCTTCCAACTCTATCCAGATCTTCATTAATCTAACGTTTACACAAATCACAGTGTACCTTTaagaaaatacatcaaaatattcTGACTTACAA belongs to Oryctolagus cuniculus chromosome 5, mOryCun1.1, whole genome shotgun sequence and includes:
- the CRYBG1 gene encoding beta/gamma crystallin domain-containing protein 1 isoform X2, giving the protein MGGRTCCGCGCRRCNGCANNRSRSVDSRNRCLDSRNRYENPRNRAYDQDPDLESRAQPPEENRRKPVLGKLGTLFTAGRRRNTGSDAKSVSPKDGTAASRLPEREGGKSPSQSSPPKQTDASPEGCPQEAAGERPEGCVPAAPPAERSPRSRHESESPQLEPPQAGGEPFPDATAAAKQPHSAPRNFSGLERAETPARSAGEDAALGAGGEPEPAPGARGVRGSPTHEWPAGGRGEAPHAAPRAWPEGGSPGSRGALGQSREDASAPAGDPPAEGAESSASPEQAGSPARPGGCGSRPGERAHPAKVLTLDIYLSKTEVAQGDESDVLAPEAEDSGDGDDMEKRSSGRRSGRRRKSQKSTDSPGADAALSESAGRDDAVFDDELAPNAAAESQAAEKKVKSPRAAPDGGVASAASPESKASPGPKGQLRGEPERSKQALPASSPTKRRGRGRAPEAVPTPPGGALRSPAKESLPRRAPTPAPDPGQAAKGAAAESGEEAARVVPRELTVKSSSLLPEIKPEHKRGPLPNHFDGRGEGGRSKEPGRLAPAADADGLKPRGHLGAGRSTVTTKVTLPAKPKHVELNLKTPKNLDSLGNEHNPFSQPVNKGNTATKISLFENKRAASSPRHADVRGPRNSPASNKTFVGRAKLNLAKKAKEMDVPEKKGTPSSHQNGVAEKEAPAESQGSVPGGEVVPAASHGDEAGVHPDAGRPLEPVAASPIPAKDQGLLGEDSSEAADSRRLAMPEAARGVPATLDTQGLPPAPTPKPQDECSDSQPPSEEAQGPPPPRPAPIPGDSPRDTCSQVPLSDLPCPELKASESQNGGTEWRDSEKAPESGLAGGEANPPLSPEPEGNECPSRVLVQVRSYVLPLDSPGDVSSHLISGSSEVREVQLPSCHNNELEVVSVASCAPTQQEEVLGGRSLSPTHPHCEGGHVAESSPQVSPRHTEAALPTQAQSQGERTPARAGPDGSAVNGQDTPASLLDVSAGSDDSVFDSSSDMEKFTEIIKKMDSTVCLPQKKKKARVPHSPAPHFAMPPIHEDNLEKVFDPNVFTFGLGRKKENQAEMSPALHLMQNLDAKSKLRPKRASTEQSILFKSLHATTNGKSEPAAVPEGNDRETRDFPNGGGVKRSRLEKSALFSSILSSLPQDKVFSPSVTSVNTMTTTFSNSPNSPAAQSAAPQPAAEGAPPCGSLPEPPSLPPSNSGKVFSFNSHLPPPGLKSASPMEKHLQKEETKEELHPQSTPHLPETRLSELSKPKSDTDDTERANHVEGVLKSSVPTYGSSDPDFMELFRSSRYDPSVAFSGMSLSDTMTLRGGVQNKLNPRPGKVVIYSEPDVSEKCMEVFSDVQDCSSWSLSPLILIKVVRGCWILYEKPNFEGHSIPLEEGELELSGLWGMEDLLERSEEEESEKPVVIGSIRHVVQDYRISQIDLFTEPEGLGLQNSYFDDTEEMQGFGVMQKTCSIKVHWGTWLIYEEPGFQGVPFILEPGEYPDLSFWDTEEAYIGSMRPLKMGGRKVEFPTDPKVVIYEKPFFEGKCVELETDMCSLSVEGGETGETAGDACLPLSSVGSMKVLRGIWVAYEKPGFTGHQYLLEEGEYKDWQDWGGYSGELQSLRPILGDFSNAHMIMYSEKNFGSKGSSIDVLGIVANLKETGYGVKTQSINVLSGVWVAYENPDFTGEQYILDKGLYTTFEDWGGKNCKISSVQPISLDSFNGPRRRNQIHLFSEPQFQGHCEIFEETTSQIDDSFSTKSCRVLGGSWVAYDGENFSGNQYVLEEGHYPCLSAMGCLPGATLKSLRFIDVEFSEPTVILFERENFKGKKIELNAETVNLRSLGFNTQIRSVQVVGGIWVTYEFGNYRGRQFLLSPAEVPNWYEFSGCRQIGSLRPFLQKRIYFRLRNKATGLFLSTNGNLEDLKLLRVQVMEDVGADDQVWVYQEGCIKCRIAEDCCLTIVGSLVTSGSKLGLALDQNAESQFWCMKSDGRIYSKLKPNLVLDIKGGAQYDQNHIILNTVSKEKLTQVWEAMVL
- the CRYBG1 gene encoding beta/gamma crystallin domain-containing protein 1 isoform X1, coding for MPLSSPPPGDPRESSPSKAPKKHATFHIWRSRKKQQPPPSDCGVFVPHPAPAPVGEDRALEGLDGSHAAQECRDIALPGGDPQSLLTASHAPGPLPAESRTLKKSRAQPPEENRRKPVLGKLGTLFTAGRRRNTGSDAKSVSPKDGTAASRLPEREGGKSPSQSSPPKQTDASPEGCPQEAAGERPEGCVPAAPPAERSPRSRHESESPQLEPPQAGGEPFPDATAAAKQPHSAPRNFSGLERAETPARSAGEDAALGAGGEPEPAPGARGVRGSPTHEWPAGGRGEAPHAAPRAWPEGGSPGSRGALGQSREDASAPAGDPPAEGAESSASPEQAGSPARPGGCGSRPGERAHPAKVLTLDIYLSKTEVAQGDESDVLAPEAEDSGDGDDMEKRSSGRRSGRRRKSQKSTDSPGADAALSESAGRDDAVFDDELAPNAAAESQAAEKKVKSPRAAPDGGVASAASPESKASPGPKGQLRGEPERSKQALPASSPTKRRGRGRAPEAVPTPPGGALRSPAKESLPRRAPTPAPDPGQAAKGAAAESGEEAARVVPRELTVKSSSLLPEIKPEHKRGPLPNHFDGRGEGGRSKEPGRLAPAADADGLKPRGHLGAGRSTVTTKVTLPAKPKHVELNLKTPKNLDSLGNEHNPFSQPVNKGNTATKISLFENKRAASSPRHADVRGPRNSPASNKTFVGRAKLNLAKKAKEMDVPEKKGTPSSHQNGVAEKEAPAESQGSVPGGEVVPAASHGDEAGVHPDAGRPLEPVAASPIPAKDQGLLGEDSSEAADSRRLAMPEAARGVPATLDTQGLPPAPTPKPQDECSDSQPPSEEAQGPPPPRPAPIPGDSPRDTCSQVPLSDLPCPELKASESQNGGTEWRDSEKAPESGLAGGEANPPLSPEPEGNECPSRVLVQVRSYVLPLDSPGDVSSHLISGSSEVREVQLPSCHNNELEVVSVASCAPTQQEEVLGGRSLSPTHPHCEGGHVAESSPQVSPRHTEAALPTQAQSQGERTPARAGPDGSAVNGQDTPASLLDVSAGSDDSVFDSSSDMEKFTEIIKKMDSTVCLPQKKKKARVPHSPAPHFAMPPIHEDNLEKVFDPNVFTFGLGRKKENQAEMSPALHLMQNLDAKSKLRPKRASTEQSILFKSLHATTNGKSEPAAVPEGNDRETRDFPNGGGVKRSRLEKSALFSSILSSLPQDKVFSPSVTSVNTMTTTFSNSPNSPAAQSAAPQPAAEGAPPCGSLPEPPSLPPSNSGKVFSFNSHLPPPGLKSASPMEKHLQKEETKEELHPQSTPHLPETRLSELSKPKSDTDDTERANHVEGVLKSSVPTYGSSDPDFMELFRSSRYDPSVAFSGMSLSDTMTLRGGVQNKLNPRPGKVVIYSEPDVSEKCMEVFSDVQDCSSWSLSPLILIKVVRGCWILYEKPNFEGHSIPLEEGELELSGLWGMEDLLERSEEEESEKPVVIGSIRHVVQDYRISQIDLFTEPEGLGLQNSYFDDTEEMQGFGVMQKTCSIKVHWGTWLIYEEPGFQGVPFILEPGEYPDLSFWDTEEAYIGSMRPLKMGGRKVEFPTDPKVVIYEKPFFEGKCVELETDMCSLSVEGGETGETAGDACLPLSSVGSMKVLRGIWVAYEKPGFTGHQYLLEEGEYKDWQDWGGYSGELQSLRPILGDFSNAHMIMYSEKNFGSKGSSIDVLGIVANLKETGYGVKTQSINVLSGVWVAYENPDFTGEQYILDKGLYTTFEDWGGKNCKISSVQPISLDSFNGPRRRNQIHLFSEPQFQGHCEIFEETTSQIDDSFSTKSCRVLGGSWVAYDGENFSGNQYVLEEGHYPCLSAMGCLPGATLKSLRFIDVEFSEPTVILFERENFKGKKIELNAETVNLRSLGFNTQIRSVQVVGGIWVTYEFGNYRGRQFLLSPAEVPNWYEFSGCRQIGSLRPFLQKRIYFRLRNKATGLFLSTNGNLEDLKLLRVQVMEDVGADDQVWVYQEGCIKCRIAEDCCLTIVGSLVTSGSKLGLALDQNAESQFWCMKSDGRIYSKLKPNLVLDIKGGAQYDQNHIILNTVSKEKLTQVWEAMVL